A genomic region of Chaetodon auriga isolate fChaAug3 chromosome 11, fChaAug3.hap1, whole genome shotgun sequence contains the following coding sequences:
- the fancl gene encoding E3 ubiquitin-protein ligase FANCL, with translation MESSLVKDNPLLLPLNKEKTVYDGFITVQERDFRMRILLPPDRQLTRARLQCCWQLKHLLRGYEQTVKQRLQQSADLVSFILELKTVLEVGLKSFPECRSIPPPQYYSQLISEMETLGWAKLLFIDTDFQTLRLRAEDSSGRQHILTVKLKSKHPAEAPECSADLPVPLTITWTPQSTLDQLHSQFLLVLESLTEFWDVLDEIDTKTWILEPEKPSRSDTMRRIAIGNKVSIKVEVDPRHPKMLPECCLLGAEHEVTPLRNKLNANMHLWNPDSSVLHNLRDVLEIEFPSPATHEKSSFSVECGICYSYRLEAAIPDQVCNDPRCGQPFHQACLYEWLRALPSSRQSFNIVFGECPYCSKPITVKMTAQKS, from the exons ATGGAGAGTTCACTGGTCAAAGACAACCCACTGCTTTTACCTCTCAACAAGGAGAAAACGGTCTATGACGGATTCATCACGGTCCAG GAACGAGACTTCAGAATGAGAATACTGCTTCCACCAGACCGCCAACTCACACGGGCCAG gctgcagtgctgctggcaGTTGAAGCACCTGTTGCGTGGGTATGAGCAAACAGTGAAGCAG aggctgcagcagtcGGCTGATCTTGTCAGTTTCATTCTGGAGCTGAAGACTGTCTTG GAAGTAGGTCTGAAGAGCTTTCCTGAGTGCCGCTCCATCCCGCCTCCACAGTATTACTCTCAGCTCATCTCTGAGATGGAGACCCTTGGGTGGGCCAA GCTGCTCTTCATAGACACCGACTTCCAAACGTTGAGACTGAGGGCAGAGGACTCCTCTGGAAGGCAGCACATCCTCACCGTTAAACTCAAGTCTAAG CACCCCGCAGAGGCTCCGGAATGCTCCGCTGACCTGCCAGTTCCTCTGACCATAACCTGGACACCACag AGTACTCTGGACCAGCTCCACAGCCAGTTCCTGCTGGTTTTGGAATCCCTGACCGAATTCTGGGACGTCCTGGATGAGATTGACACTAAGACCTGGATTCTGGAACCGGAAAAACCCAGCCGGTCCGACACCATGAGGCGGATTGCTATCG GAAACAAAGTATCCATCAAAGTGGAGGTGGATCCCAGACACCCTAAGATGCTGCCAGAGTGCTGCCTGCTGGGAGCCGAGCATG AGGTGACTCCACTGAGGAATAAGCTGAACGCCAACATGCACTTGTG GAACCCGGACTCCAGCGTCTTGCACAACCTCCGGGATGTTTTGGAGATCGAATTCCCGTCACCTGCCACCCACGAAAAATCT agcttcAGCGTTGAGTGTGGGATCTGTTATTCTTATCGTCTTGAGGCTGCGATCCCTGACCAGGTGTGTAATGACCCTCGCTGTGGCCAGCCCTTCCACCAGGCCTGCCTGTATGAg TGGCTGCGAGCGCTCCCCTCCAGCAGGCAGAGCTTCAACATTGTTTTTGGAGAGTGTCCTTACTGCAGCAAG CCCATTACTGTGAAAATGACGGCCCAGAAGTCCTGA